One genomic window of Polaromonas sp. SP1 includes the following:
- the ribH gene encoding 6,7-dimethyl-8-ribityllumazine synthase, translated as MFGAEKGTADKLDGRKLSIGIVQARFNESITNALAEACKHELAALGVHEDNIRHILVPGALEVPCALQALAESDKYDALIALGCIIRGETYHFELVANESGSAVTRLALDYQLPIANAILTTENLAQAQARQVEKGRDAARVAVEMANLINEIA; from the coding sequence GTGTTTGGAGCAGAAAAAGGGACAGCCGACAAGCTGGACGGCAGAAAACTTTCCATCGGCATCGTGCAGGCGCGCTTCAATGAAAGCATCACCAACGCCCTGGCCGAAGCGTGCAAGCATGAGCTTGCAGCCCTGGGCGTGCACGAAGACAACATCCGGCACATCCTGGTGCCCGGCGCACTCGAAGTGCCCTGCGCACTGCAGGCCCTGGCCGAAAGCGACAAGTACGACGCGCTGATTGCCCTAGGCTGCATCATCCGCGGCGAGACCTACCACTTCGAGCTGGTCGCCAACGAAAGCGGCTCGGCCGTCACACGCCTGGCGCTGGACTACCAGTTGCCGATCGCCAACGCCATCCTGACGACCGAAAACCTGGCGCAGGCGCAGGCCCGCCAGGTTGAAAAAGGCCGTGACGCCGCCCGCGTGGCCGTCGAAATGGCCAACCTGATCAATGAAATTGCCTGA
- the tolA gene encoding cell envelope integrity protein TolA has product MPSAADRLDFLPPRDGGSGRAFAFALLAHALLIAALTWGVNWKRSNPDLAFQAELWANVPPQEAAPRPVEVPTPPPPPPPPQTTPQVRTPPTPPEPKVDIALEQEKKRKVEQAKKEAEAERLKEKQKAELQARKDKEAEKQKAAEKKAKEDLAKRKAAEDAKKLEAKQDDKAAAQQKAAQAAADKLRQENLRRITGMADATGGAESRGSAQKSSGGSTTYGAIVRAAIKPNVVFTEEINGNPMAKVEVRVTLDGSIISTKLVQSSGNKAWDDAAINAIIRTRVMPRDVDGRIPDTTLILEMRPRN; this is encoded by the coding sequence ATGCCCAGCGCAGCCGACCGCCTCGACTTTCTCCCGCCCCGCGATGGTGGGTCCGGCCGTGCGTTTGCCTTTGCCTTGCTGGCGCACGCCCTGCTGATCGCGGCTTTGACATGGGGCGTTAACTGGAAACGCAGCAACCCGGACCTGGCCTTCCAGGCCGAGCTGTGGGCCAACGTTCCGCCCCAGGAGGCGGCGCCCAGGCCGGTCGAAGTGCCCACACCACCGCCACCGCCGCCTCCACCGCAAACCACCCCACAAGTCAGGACACCGCCCACGCCGCCCGAACCCAAGGTAGACATTGCCCTGGAGCAGGAGAAAAAGCGCAAGGTAGAGCAGGCGAAAAAAGAGGCAGAGGCCGAACGCCTGAAAGAAAAGCAGAAGGCTGAGCTTCAGGCCCGCAAAGACAAGGAAGCAGAAAAGCAAAAAGCCGCCGAAAAGAAAGCCAAAGAAGACCTGGCCAAACGCAAGGCGGCGGAAGACGCCAAAAAGCTGGAAGCCAAACAGGACGACAAAGCAGCCGCACAGCAAAAAGCGGCCCAGGCAGCCGCGGACAAACTGCGCCAGGAAAATCTCCGGCGCATCACCGGCATGGCCGACGCTACCGGCGGCGCCGAGTCCAGGGGCAGCGCACAAAAATCCAGCGGCGGCTCAACGACCTACGGCGCCATCGTCAGGGCCGCCATCAAGCCCAATGTGGTCTTCACCGAAGAGATCAACGGCAACCCGATGGCGAAAGTCGAAGTCCGCGTCACGCTGGACGGCAGCATCATCAGTACCAAGCTGGTTCAGTCCAGCGGCAACAAGGCCTGGGATGATGCCGCCATCAATGCCATCATCCGCACCCGCGTCATGCCGCGGGACGTTGACGGCCGCATCCCGGACACCACCCTGATCCTGGAAATGCGGCCCAGGAACTAG
- a CDS encoding biopolymer transporter ExbD, which translates to MPAVNSRRGRSRRTISEINMVPFIDVMLVLLIIFMVTAPLITPSMIALPKVGKAPSQPQNPVQILISKDETVQIKIKIKTDSVPSNVRNVAGDIARLEPAVKAEGAQAVPVVISADKSIKYETVVQVMDNLQKAGVSRVGLSVQTGGK; encoded by the coding sequence ATGCCAGCAGTCAACTCCCGCCGCGGCCGTAGCCGGCGCACCATCAGCGAAATCAACATGGTGCCGTTCATCGACGTCATGCTGGTGCTGCTCATCATCTTCATGGTGACGGCGCCGCTGATCACCCCCAGCATGATCGCGCTCCCCAAGGTCGGCAAGGCACCCAGCCAGCCGCAAAACCCGGTGCAGATCCTGATCAGCAAAGACGAAACCGTGCAGATCAAGATCAAGATCAAGACCGACAGCGTGCCCAGCAATGTGCGCAATGTGGCCGGCGACATCGCCAGGCTGGAGCCCGCCGTCAAGGCCGAAGGTGCGCAGGCCGTGCCGGTGGTCATCAGCGCCGACAAGTCGATCAAGTACGAAACCGTCGTCCAGGTCATGGACAACCTGCAAAAAGCCGGTGTGTCGCGCGTCGGCCTTTCGGTGCAGACCGGCGGCAAGTAG
- the ribBA gene encoding bifunctional 3,4-dihydroxy-2-butanone-4-phosphate synthase/GTP cyclohydrolase II codes for MTTASTVISPVEEIVADMRAGRMVILIDEEDRENEGDLVLAADHVTPEAINFMARFGRGLICLTLTRDRCELLQLPPMATRNGTKHSTAFTVSIEAAEGVTTGISAADRARTVQAAVAKDAKVSDLVQPGHIFPLQAVDGGVLMRAGHTEAGCDLAGMAGCSPAAVICEIMKDDGTMARLPDLLLFAAEHGLKIGTIADLIEHRSRNDSLVEKIGCRTIQTAFGEFTAHAFRDKPSQGLHLALVRGEWSANDVVAARVHEPLSVLDVLETGRPMHSWSLDQSLKHIADEGKGVAVLLNCGESAAQLLAQFEGTARASQAPERGRMDLRTYGVGAQILRECGVHKMNLMGNPRRMPSMTGYGLEIVGYITKD; via the coding sequence ATGACCACTGCCTCCACTGTCATTTCGCCCGTTGAAGAAATCGTCGCCGACATGCGTGCCGGCCGCATGGTCATCCTGATTGACGAAGAAGACCGCGAAAACGAGGGCGACCTGGTGCTCGCGGCGGACCACGTGACGCCGGAGGCCATCAATTTCATGGCGCGCTTCGGCCGCGGGCTGATCTGCCTCACGCTGACCCGCGATCGCTGCGAGCTGTTGCAGCTGCCGCCCATGGCCACGCGCAACGGCACCAAACATTCCACGGCATTCACCGTGTCCATTGAAGCCGCCGAGGGCGTGACCACCGGCATCTCCGCAGCCGACCGTGCCCGCACCGTGCAGGCCGCCGTCGCCAAAGACGCCAAGGTCAGTGACCTGGTGCAGCCCGGCCACATCTTCCCGCTGCAGGCCGTTGATGGCGGCGTTCTGATGCGCGCCGGCCACACCGAAGCCGGCTGCGACCTGGCCGGCATGGCCGGTTGCTCCCCTGCCGCCGTGATCTGCGAGATCATGAAAGACGACGGCACCATGGCGCGCCTCCCGGATTTGCTGCTGTTTGCCGCCGAACACGGCCTGAAGATCGGCACCATTGCCGACCTCATTGAGCACCGCAGCCGCAACGACTCCCTGGTCGAGAAGATCGGCTGCCGCACGATACAGACCGCTTTTGGTGAATTCACGGCCCACGCCTTTCGTGACAAACCCAGCCAGGGCCTGCACCTGGCGCTGGTGCGCGGTGAATGGTCTGCCAACGACGTGGTCGCCGCGCGCGTGCACGAGCCCCTCTCGGTACTCGACGTCCTTGAAACCGGCCGTCCGATGCATTCATGGAGCCTGGACCAAAGCCTCAAGCACATCGCGGACGAAGGCAAAGGTGTGGCCGTGTTGCTGAACTGCGGTGAAAGTGCCGCGCAATTGCTGGCCCAGTTTGAAGGCACCGCACGCGCCAGCCAGGCGCCCGAGCGCGGCCGCATGGACTTGCGCACTTACGGCGTGGGCGCGCAGATCCTGCGCGAATGCGGCGTGCACAAAATGAACCTGATGGGCAACCCGCGCCGCATGCCCAGCATGACGGGCTATGGCCTCGAGATCGTCGGCTACATCACCAAAGACTGA
- the tolQ gene encoding protein TolQ, with protein MNQDLSIVSLILNASWVVQAVVALLVGVSIASWAAIFRKIIALKKVQKLNDEFDREFWSGTSLNDLFAGAAQNAKHSGPMERIFASGMREYQKLRERHITDPGTLLDGARRAMRASYQRELDAIEANLSFLATVGSVSPYVGLFGTVWGIMHAFTGLAALEQVTLATVAPGIAEALVATAIGLFAAIPAVVAYNRFSHDIDRVANRLETFIEEFSNILQRNLGAQSPSGH; from the coding sequence ATGAACCAAGACCTTTCCATCGTCAGCCTGATCCTCAATGCCAGCTGGGTTGTGCAGGCCGTGGTGGCGCTGCTGGTCGGCGTCTCCATTGCCAGTTGGGCCGCGATCTTCCGCAAGATCATCGCGCTCAAGAAAGTGCAAAAGCTCAACGACGAATTCGACCGCGAGTTCTGGTCCGGCACCAGCCTGAACGACCTCTTTGCCGGTGCCGCGCAAAACGCCAAGCATTCGGGCCCGATGGAGCGAATCTTCGCCAGCGGCATGCGCGAATACCAAAAGCTGCGCGAGCGCCACATCACCGACCCCGGCACCCTGCTGGACGGCGCGCGCCGCGCCATGCGCGCCAGCTACCAGCGTGAACTCGACGCCATCGAAGCCAACCTGTCTTTCCTTGCCACCGTTGGTTCGGTCTCGCCTTACGTGGGCCTCTTCGGCACGGTCTGGGGCATCATGCACGCCTTCACCGGTCTGGCGGCGCTGGAGCAGGTCACGCTGGCCACGGTGGCGCCCGGCATTGCCGAGGCACTGGTGGCCACGGCCATCGGCCTGTTTGCCGCCATCCCTGCGGTGGTGGCCTACAACCGCTTTTCGCACGACATCGACCGCGTGGCCAACCGGCTTGAAACCTTCATCGAAGAGTTTTCCAACATCCTCCAACGCAACCTGGGCGCCCAATCACCTTCGGGCCACTAG
- a CDS encoding riboflavin synthase, translated as MFTGIITGMGRIVAIHSLGSSSDHGKRLTVEAPAGYLDDVGLGDSIALNGACMTATSLDIPNQRFTIDISAESLAKTTGLAEPGPINLEKALRAHDRLGGHIVSGHVDGIGSVTHFAQVGESWELRIRAPRELSKYLAYKGSITVNGVSLTVNRVVDLPGESGGSEISINLIPHTVENTALGQLAAGSSVNLEIDLIARYVERMLNDPHKNIKTP; from the coding sequence ATGTTTACCGGAATCATTACCGGCATGGGGCGCATCGTCGCCATCCATAGCCTGGGCAGCTCTTCAGACCACGGCAAGCGGCTCACCGTTGAGGCGCCTGCGGGTTACCTCGACGACGTGGGCCTGGGGGACAGCATTGCGCTGAACGGCGCTTGCATGACAGCCACCAGCCTGGACATCCCCAACCAGCGCTTCACCATCGACATTTCCGCTGAATCGCTTGCCAAAACCACGGGACTGGCCGAGCCCGGCCCCATCAACCTGGAAAAAGCCCTGCGCGCCCATGACCGCCTGGGTGGCCACATCGTGTCCGGCCATGTCGACGGCATCGGCAGCGTGACGCACTTTGCGCAAGTCGGCGAAAGCTGGGAACTGCGCATACGCGCGCCGCGCGAGCTGAGCAAATACCTGGCCTACAAGGGCTCCATCACCGTCAATGGCGTCAGCCTGACCGTCAACCGGGTCGTTGACCTGCCCGGCGAGTCCGGCGGCAGCGAGATCAGCATCAACCTGATCCCACACACGGTCGAAAACACCGCCCTGGGCCAATTGGCCGCAGGCTCCAGCGTCAACCTGGAAATCGACCTGATCGCGCGGTACGTGGAGCGTATGCTCAACGACCCCCACAAAAATATCAAAACCCCCTGA
- the nusB gene encoding transcription antitermination factor NusB, whose amino-acid sequence MADPIIKPKRPPQTRTGLTDTGVKKAADKSARTRAREFALQALYQHLVGRNEADSIDAFTRDLVGFHKADSAHYDALLHGCIEGAKTLDAAITPLLDRPMAEISPIEHAVLWIGAYEFTHCLDVPWRVVINECIELSKAFGGTDGHKYVNGVLNKLAPALRAAEVAADKSRQNPA is encoded by the coding sequence ATGGCTGATCCCATCATCAAACCCAAACGACCGCCCCAAACCCGCACCGGCCTGACCGATACGGGCGTTAAAAAGGCGGCAGACAAATCGGCACGCACCCGCGCCCGCGAATTCGCCCTGCAGGCGCTCTACCAGCACCTGGTCGGCCGCAACGAGGCCGACTCGATCGATGCCTTCACACGCGACCTGGTGGGCTTTCACAAGGCCGACTCCGCCCACTACGATGCCCTGCTGCACGGCTGCATTGAAGGCGCCAAAACACTGGACGCCGCCATCACCCCCCTGCTGGACCGGCCTATGGCCGAGATCTCGCCCATCGAGCATGCCGTGCTGTGGATAGGCGCCTATGAGTTCACCCATTGCCTGGACGTGCCCTGGCGCGTCGTGATCAACGAGTGCATCGAGCTTTCCAAGGCCTTCGGCGGCACCGACGGCCACAAATACGTCAATGGCGTGCTGAACAAGCTGGCGCCCGCCCTGCGCGCCGCTGAAGTGGCCGCCGACAAATCCAGGCAAAACCCGGCGTGA
- a CDS encoding YbgC/FadM family acyl-CoA thioesterase — MTAGERVFSWPLRVYWEDTDAGGIVFYANYLKFFERSRTEWLRSLGIEQQRLRESTGGIFVVAETSVRYHRSARLDDELIVTAALVESGRASMIIKQQVLLKTEQNLSSESLSDAQFSDGPPIGKLAPSGGSVLHEAKSVGALLCEGTIRIGWVDAASLQPQRIPASILDSLKT, encoded by the coding sequence ATGACCGCAGGCGAGCGGGTTTTCAGCTGGCCCCTGCGGGTCTACTGGGAAGACACCGACGCCGGCGGGATTGTGTTTTACGCAAACTACCTGAAATTTTTTGAACGTTCGCGCACCGAATGGCTCAGATCATTGGGTATTGAACAGCAGCGCCTGCGGGAAAGCACCGGCGGCATCTTTGTGGTGGCCGAAACAAGCGTCCGCTACCACCGCTCGGCCCGCCTGGATGATGAACTGATTGTTACGGCGGCTCTGGTCGAATCAGGCCGGGCGTCCATGATAATCAAGCAGCAGGTGCTATTAAAAACAGAGCAAAATCTATCCAGCGAAAGCTTGAGTGACGCGCAATTTTCCGACGGGCCGCCCATAGGAAAATTAGCCCCCTCGGGGGGCAGCGTATTACACGAAGCGAAAAGCGTGGGGGCCCTACTCTGTGAAGGCACTATACGGATTGGCTGGGTTGATGCCGCCAGCCTGCAACCCCAACGTATTCCTGCCTCCATTCTTGACAGCCTGAAAACGTGA
- a CDS encoding pyridoxal phosphate-dependent aminotransferase encodes MKIAQRAQRIEPFYVMEVAKAASALAQEFAHTNKPMIFLNIGEPDFTAPPLVQQAAARAIENGTTQYTQATGLPALRERISDWYTSRFGAQVAPSRIIITAGASAALQLACLALIEAGDEILMPDPSYPCNRHFVSAAEGQAVLVPTTAGERFQLTREKVEAAWNPKTRGVLLASPSNPTGTSIAPEELQRIHEFVHSRGGITLIDEIYLGLSYEEHFGHSALAMPGELGQSVISINSFSKYFNMTGWRLGWLVVPEALAPVIERIAQNLFICASTVAQHAALACFEAESLREYERRRAEFKARRDYFIPELNRLGLTVPVMPDGAFYAYADCTEAAKRLGVSGSWDFAFELMKRAHLAVTPGRDFGLAAPERFIRFSTANSMAQLQEAVARLKAVLA; translated from the coding sequence GTGAAGATCGCGCAGCGGGCTCAGCGCATTGAGCCGTTTTATGTCATGGAAGTCGCCAAGGCAGCTTCCGCACTGGCGCAGGAGTTCGCCCACACCAATAAGCCGATGATCTTCCTGAATATCGGCGAGCCGGACTTCACCGCGCCGCCATTGGTGCAACAAGCCGCAGCACGCGCCATCGAAAACGGCACAACGCAGTACACCCAGGCCACCGGCCTGCCGGCCCTGCGCGAGCGCATCAGCGACTGGTATACCTCGCGTTTCGGCGCCCAGGTGGCCCCCAGCCGCATCATCATCACGGCGGGCGCTTCGGCCGCACTGCAATTGGCCTGCCTGGCTTTGATTGAAGCCGGTGACGAAATCCTGATGCCGGACCCCAGCTACCCCTGCAACCGCCATTTCGTCAGCGCTGCGGAAGGCCAGGCCGTGCTGGTACCCACCACGGCGGGCGAGCGCTTTCAACTGACCCGTGAAAAAGTCGAAGCCGCCTGGAACCCCAAGACACGCGGCGTGCTGCTGGCCTCGCCCTCCAACCCGACAGGCACGTCGATTGCGCCTGAAGAGCTGCAGCGTATCCACGAGTTCGTGCACAGCCGCGGCGGCATCACGCTGATCGACGAGATCTACCTGGGCCTCAGCTACGAAGAGCACTTCGGGCATTCGGCGCTGGCCATGCCCGGTGAGCTGGGTCAAAGCGTCATCAGCATCAACAGCTTCAGCAAGTACTTCAACATGACCGGCTGGCGACTGGGCTGGCTTGTGGTGCCTGAAGCCCTTGCGCCTGTGATTGAACGCATTGCGCAAAACCTCTTCATCTGCGCCAGCACGGTGGCCCAGCATGCCGCCCTTGCCTGCTTTGAGGCCGAGAGCCTGCGCGAATACGAACGCCGGCGCGCCGAGTTCAAGGCACGCCGCGATTACTTCATTCCGGAACTCAATCGCCTGGGCCTCACGGTGCCGGTGATGCCGGACGGCGCTTTCTACGCCTACGCCGATTGCACCGAAGCCGCAAAACGCCTGGGTGTCAGCGGTAGCTGGGACTTCGCCTTCGAGCTGATGAAGCGCGCCCACCTGGCTGTCACACCGGGCCGCGATTTCGGGCTGGCAGCGCCAGAGCGCTTCATCCGCTTTTCCACCGCCAACTCCATGGCGCAGCTGCAGGAAGCCGTGGCCCGTCTCAAGGCGGTGCTGGCATGA
- the ribD gene encoding bifunctional diaminohydroxyphosphoribosylaminopyrimidine deaminase/5-amino-6-(5-phosphoribosylamino)uracil reductase RibD — translation MQQPIHKASTPEFIQAALQAAANAPHSASPNPRIGCVLVSADGQAIGLGHTQQAGGPHAEIMALRDAAARGHSTEGATAFVTLEPCSHHGRTGPCCDALIAAGIRKVVASMADPNPLVSGQGFERLRAAGIAVDVGAGAAQAKELNIGFFSRMVRKTPWVRMKIAASLDGATALSNGQSQWITSPEARADGHAWRARASAVLTGIGTVLQDNPGLDVRLVETPVQPYRVIVDSLLQTPVDARIFQAGGPVWIYTAIQGSPREAALVAKGATVTFLPDARGKVDLAAMMKDLARREINELHVEAGSKLNGSLIREGLVDEVLVYLAPKLLGPGLGMASIGPFQALSEAVPLQFHSADRVGADLRVIARITGRDQF, via the coding sequence ATGCAACAGCCCATCCACAAAGCCTCCACTCCCGAATTTATTCAAGCAGCCCTGCAGGCTGCGGCCAACGCACCCCACAGCGCATCGCCCAATCCGCGCATAGGGTGTGTCCTGGTCTCGGCCGACGGGCAAGCCATAGGGCTGGGCCACACACAACAGGCCGGCGGCCCGCATGCGGAAATCATGGCGCTGCGCGATGCAGCGGCCCGAGGCCATTCCACGGAAGGCGCTACGGCCTTCGTCACGCTGGAGCCCTGCTCCCACCATGGGCGTACGGGCCCCTGCTGCGACGCCTTGATTGCCGCGGGCATTCGCAAGGTTGTCGCCTCCATGGCGGACCCCAACCCCCTGGTTTCCGGCCAAGGCTTTGAGCGCCTGCGCGCGGCGGGCATAGCGGTTGACGTGGGCGCCGGCGCCGCGCAGGCCAAAGAACTCAACATCGGCTTCTTCAGCCGCATGGTCCGCAAAACCCCCTGGGTCCGGATGAAAATCGCGGCTTCGCTGGACGGCGCCACCGCTTTGTCCAATGGCCAGAGCCAGTGGATCACCTCACCCGAGGCCAGGGCCGACGGCCATGCCTGGCGCGCCCGGGCCTCTGCCGTGCTGACAGGTATCGGCACCGTACTGCAAGACAACCCAGGCCTGGATGTCCGTTTGGTGGAGACCCCGGTCCAACCCTATCGCGTCATCGTTGACAGCCTGCTGCAGACGCCGGTTGATGCCAGGATTTTCCAGGCCGGCGGCCCGGTCTGGATTTACACCGCCATCCAGGGCTCGCCCCGGGAAGCCGCCCTGGTGGCCAAGGGCGCCACGGTCACGTTCTTGCCGGATGCACGTGGAAAAGTGGACCTGGCCGCCATGATGAAAGACCTGGCCCGCCGCGAAATCAACGAACTCCATGTGGAAGCCGGCAGCAAGCTGAACGGCTCGCTCATCCGGGAAGGCCTGGTGGATGAGGTCCTCGTCTACCTCGCCCCCAAGTTGCTGGGCCCCGGTCTCGGCATGGCCTCCATAGGCCCTTTTCAGGCGCTTTCAGAAGCCGTGCCGCTGCAATTTCACTCGGCGGACCGGGTGGGCGCTGATTTGCGCGTGATCGCTCGCATCACGGGGCGAGACCAGTTTTAG
- a CDS encoding type IV pilin protein has product MMTTSNKNGGSAGFTLIEIMIVVAIVGLLAAIALPSYQSYIARGNRAAARVALSQAAQYMQRFYAANDRYDADRTGTQTIWATMPPTFMKAPADGTALYEISNTGTNPSTATASTFTLIMRPVSTASMVNDKCGGFTLTQAGVKGITAAAPTAALIAECWR; this is encoded by the coding sequence ATGATGACCACATCGAACAAAAACGGCGGCTCGGCGGGCTTCACGCTGATTGAGATCATGATCGTGGTGGCGATTGTCGGCCTGCTGGCCGCGATCGCCCTGCCGTCCTACCAGAGCTATATAGCACGCGGCAACCGCGCCGCGGCGCGGGTGGCGCTCTCGCAAGCTGCCCAATACATGCAGCGCTTCTACGCCGCCAACGACCGCTACGACGCCGACCGCACGGGTACCCAGACAATCTGGGCCACCATGCCGCCCACTTTCATGAAGGCGCCCGCAGATGGCACCGCGCTCTATGAAATCTCCAACACCGGCACCAATCCGAGCACTGCTACCGCGAGCACGTTCACGCTTATCATGCGTCCTGTGTCCACAGCCAGCATGGTCAATGACAAGTGCGGCGGATTCACCCTGACGCAGGCGGGTGTCAAAGGCATCACCGCCGCAGCCCCGACCGCCGCCTTGATCGCGGAATGCTGGCGTTAA